The window CCACCCTGAGGTTGCTCCATTTACATCCTTTGCCTGGGCAGTGACATTGAATGTGCCAGTTGATAAATATGAGTGCGTCATTGCAATCGTATCCCCGCTCACCTGATACGAACTCCATGCTGAGGTGTCGCCATCGCCCCAGGAAAATCTTACTGCCACACCCTGACCAGCCGGGTCACTGGCACAAGTATAGAATTCATAAGAATATTGAGAGCCCTGATAACCACTTGAAGGGCCCCAGGGTGTTGCTGGTGTGTTTGGTGGATTGATGACCACTACGGTTATTACTTCTGAAGTTCCTTCGTTATTTGCCTTGTCATAAGCCTTGGCATAGATATTGTGCTGAGAGTTATCCTGTAAGGCGGAGGTATTCCAGGAATGGGAATAGGGTGAAGATTGGTCAGTGGAAACAAGGATATTATCAATATAAAACTCTACTTCGGACACGCCTTTATTGTCAGTAGCTTCAGCGGTAATTGTAACTGTTCCACCTACGGTATCGCCGCTTGCGGGTTGGGTGATTGAAACCTCGGGTGGTTCTTTATCACCGCAACCAACGAAAAACAATCCTACTGCAATGCCAAG of the candidate division WOR-3 bacterium genome contains:
- a CDS encoding Ig-like domain-containing protein, encoding MKKLLALGIAVGLFFVGCGDKEPPEVSITQPASGDTVGGTVTITAEATDNKGVSEVEFYIDNILVSTDQSSPYSHSWNTSALQDNSQHNIYAKAYDKANNEGTSEVITVVVINPPNTPATPWGPSSGYQGSQYSYEFYTCASDPAGQGVAVRFSWGDGDTSAWSSYQVSGDTIAMTHSYLSTGTFNVTAQAKDVNGATSGW